TCTTAAGACAGCTCAGCGAGCGTGATAATTTTGGAACTGCTGATTTTTTTGCTATCGGAATCAGTCCCAATAATGACGGACAAAACATGTACGCTTTTTTTGTTACCTCAGGTGCAACCCAACTCGATGCTCAGTTTTCACCTGCAAATGGAGAAGATTTCAGCTGGAATGAAGTTTGGTTCAGTGAAGTAAGTTTTGATGAGAAAGGATGGTATGTAGAAATGAAAATTCCGTATTCCGCTTTGCGATTTGCATCAGGAGAGGAAATGATCTGGGGTTTAAACCTGCACAGACGAATAGAGAGTAGCCGTCAACAATACGTCTGGAATTATATAGACAAATCCACCGGTAGATTTACACAATACGACGGCGTCCTTAAAGGTCTAAAAAATATTGATCCCCCTACCCGATTGAGTTTCTCACCTTTTGGATCGTTCATAATGAACAGTTATGACGGAAATACAGATACTAGCCTGAATTTCGGGATGGACCTCAAATATGGAATAACAGATAATTTTACATTGTTCGCGACTTTGGTTCCTGATTTTTCGCAGGCTGGATTCGACAATGTTGTCCTGAACCTTGGGCCCTTTGAACAGGTCTTTTCTGAACAACGCCAATTTTTCATAGAAGGTGCCGATTTACTTAACAAGGGAAATCTTTTCTTCTCGAGAAGAATAGGGAATGCCCCGGTAGGAAGAGGAGATATAGAAGATACTTATGACGAAAATGAAATTGTAGATAATCCGGATGAAGTTAAGGTTTTGAATGCTGTTAAAGTCACTGGTCGGTCACAAAAAGGTTTAGGAGTCGGAGTATTGAATGCCGTAACTGAGAACACCTATGCTACCATAATCGATACGATTACAGGAGAAACTTCCAGGATTAAAACAGAGCCTCTTGCGAATTACAATGTCTTCGTAGTGGATCAGGAATTCAACAAGAATTCCTCAATCGGGATTGTCAATACAAATGTGTTACGAGAAGGAAACTTTCGCGATGCCAATGTAACCTCTTTAGTTATGAGCCTGGCCAACAGAGCGAATTCTTATCGGTTTAGTCTGGATGGAAGTACGAGCACCATTCGTGAAAATGAGATCAATACAACCGGATTTTCCTCAAGAATGGAATTTGAAAAAACAAAGGGAAGTATTCGATACAGTATAAGGCACAGGTTTGCTGATGATAAATATGATAAAAATGACCTGGGTTTTCAAAGAAACAACAATTATAATGACATTATGGGCAATGTTTCCTATCAGATCTTTAAACCTACAGATCATTTTAATAACTTCAGAATAAGTTTCTTTGCCGGTCATTTCAGAAGGTTTGACCCAAGTGTTTCAACGGGTAATTATATGCAATTAGCTGCTTTTGCTACCAATCTGAAACAATACTCCTATAGGTTGGAAATTGGAACAAATCTGGGAGAGCGTGTTGATTTTTTCGAACCACGGACCGAAGGAAGGTTTTGGAAACAAAATGGCATGTTTTCTACCGAAGGTTTTCTTTCAACTGACTTCAGAAAAAGACTCGCAGCTGAAATCGGTCTGGAATACAGAAAACGATACGGTTCGGAAGAACAATCCTATGAATTAGGCTTCTCACCTCGATTCAGAATGAATGACCGATTGGAATTTGGATATGGTTTTGTTCTGGATAAGAGCTTAAACCAACCCGGATATGTAGATACACTTGAGGATGAAACTATTATTTTTGGAGTGAGACAAAACAACCAGATCGAAAATAGCTTTTCAGGCAAATACAATTTTAATGACAAATCTTCTATCAGTGTTTCCTTTAGGCATTATTGGTCAACAGTGGCTTACGAAGACCAATATTATCAACTTGATGAAGATGGATACCTGAGCCCGCACCCCTATAGTGAAAACAACGATGTTAATTTTAATAACTGGAACCTTGACCTTAGGTATGTATGGCAATTCACCAGAGGTAGTGAACTTGTGGCCTTGTACAGAAATACCATAGAAAATCAAAATGATCGGTCCTACTTGAGCTTTGGTGAAAACCTTTCGGAATTACTTGATCAGCCCTACGGACATTTGTTATCTATCAAAGTAATTTACTTTCTCGACTACAATAATGTCAAAAGTTGGTTAAAAAAAGAAAATTCATAAATGCCTTGATATAAGCCTGTTCTGAAAAGAGAACCCACGCTTGATAACTCATCAAAATATTGTATTTTCACACGCAATAAATTATTGTAATGATCAAAGCTGAAAACATCCATAAATATTATGGAGATCTCCAAGTTCTTAAAGGTGTGGACCTGCATATTAAAAAAAGTGAGATCGTTGCGATTGTGGGCCCGAGCGGGGCCGGGAAAACAACCCTTTTACAGATCCTGGGCACCCTTGACAAACCCACCCAATGTGAGGCTTTGTCCATCAATGATACGGAGGTAAAAAGACTTAACGACAAGTCGCTTTCAAAATTCCGAAACAAACATATTGGATTTATTTTTCAGTTCCATCAGCTGCTACCTGAATTTACAGCCCTGGAAAACGTTTGCATACCGGGTTTCATAATGAACAGGTCGAGAAAAGAGGTGGAGAAAGAGGCTGAAAGATTATTATCGTTTATGGGCCTCTCTGATCGGAAGGATCATAAACCCAGTGAACTGTCGGGAGGTGAACAGCAAAGAGTAGCGGTAGCTCGGGCTCTGATTAACAAACCCGATGTGATATTCGCTGATGAACCAAGCGGTAATCTGGATACCGTTTCCTCGAGGAATTTGCACGAATTATTTTTCACTCTGCGTGATAAGTTTCAGCAAACTTTCGTCATTGTAACCCATAATCAGGAATTGGCTCAAATGGCGGATCGAAAACTTGAAATGAAGGACGGGAAGATTATTGATTCATAAATTTTCACTCATCTTATGAAAATAGGTATTATTAGTGCCATGAAGGAGGAGATTCAGGCCATTCTTAATGTACTGGAAGTTCGAAAAAAGTCAACAAAAGGCATGCGTACCTATTTCGAAGGAACACTTTTTGGAAAAGAAGTTGTCATCGTTTTTTCAAGATGGGGAAAAGTTGCTTCGGCTACAACAGTAACCCAGCTTTTAAACGATTTTAAGATTCAGGAAATTATATTTACCGGAGTTGCAGGTGCCATTCAACCTGAAGTTTCCATAGGTGACATTATTATAGGAGAGGAACTCTATCAGCATGATTTAGACGGAAGTCCTTTAGTAGATACCTATGAAGTTCCTCTTTTAGGATTGAGATCTTTTACTACGAACCATGAGAACCGAATTAAATTAAAAAGGGCCTGTGAAGATTTTTTTGATCATATTCATAATTACCTTGATCATGATAAGTTAGTCCAGTTTAAAATTTCCAAACCAAATATTCATATTGGTGCTATTGCCTCCGGGGATCAGTTTATTTCAAGAAAAGAACAAATTTCTTCTATTCTATCGGGGCTGCCTCAGGTAAAATGTGTTGAAATGGAGGGCGCTGCGGTTGCACAGGTTTGTTATGAATACAATATTCCGTACTCGATCATTCGAACGATTTCAGATAACGCCAATCAGAACGCTCATGTGGATTTTCCAAAATTTGCGCATGAAGTTGCCAGTATTTATGCACGTGCGGTCTTAGAAAATTATCTGAAAGTTTAACCCGCTGATACTAAGGAAAACTGGTCACCTTTCTGTCTCGTTTGATAAAATGCAATTTATCATCTTTAAAGATCTGTTGCCTGTAACCGAATAAATGAAAAATGGGCAGAGTAAGATACCTGGCTACTTTTGGGTTGACAATTAAGATATAGTTATTTTCCGGATCCTGGTTGACACCTGGAATCAGTCTCAAAAAGTGATTAAACTTGAGTCTCCTAGCGATAATGGATAACCATAACCAGAACTTGGATATTTTTTTTAAAACAAAGAAACCATCCTCTCCCTGTTTCTGATATAATGGCATAAATATTCTACCGCTTCTTGGAGAAGGAATTGGCATTCCATTACTAAACGCCAGCAATGAATCCTTTTTAACAGGTTCAAAATTTTCAAACCCGGGTCGCATGGAAAAATTTTCATCAGGCTTGATCTCATACCTGTATTTAATGGCGAAAAACTGATACTTGCAACAGAGGTTTTCAAATACTTTTTGATACGCTGCATATCCGGGTATGTTTCCCTTTTCGATACATTTGGAATGAACCAAAGCCTTCCAGATAAAAGCTTCACAATTAACAACAGAAGATGGATCCTCATGAGCACCACCCTCGAATCCAAGGGCAATATGACCAT
This DNA window, taken from Lutimonas zeaxanthinifaciens, encodes the following:
- a CDS encoding succinylglutamate desuccinylase/aspartoacylase domain-containing protein codes for the protein MPAVKKNKKQYSPKNRILGSFYGTNNGPTIIVFAGIHGNEKAGVHASEKVISKIAESNIKFKGNVHFILGNINALNKGVRFEKFDLNRIWRNEHFEDPIRSDVGLKAEKKEKKEILSIVKAILLNDPGPFFFLDLHTTSASSVPFITISDSLNNRKFSSNFPVPVVFGIEEFLDGPLLTFINEYGHIALGFEGGAHEDPSSVVNCEAFIWKALVHSKCIEKGNIPGYAAYQKVFENLCCKYQFFAIKYRYEIKPDENFSMRPGFENFEPVKKDSLLAFSNGMPIPSPRSGRIFMPLYQKQGEDGFFVLKKISKFWLWLSIIARRLKFNHFLRLIPGVNQDPENNYILIVNPKVARYLTLPIFHLFGYRQQIFKDDKLHFIKRDRKVTSFP
- a CDS encoding ABC transporter ATP-binding protein, translated to MIKAENIHKYYGDLQVLKGVDLHIKKSEIVAIVGPSGAGKTTLLQILGTLDKPTQCEALSINDTEVKRLNDKSLSKFRNKHIGFIFQFHQLLPEFTALENVCIPGFIMNRSRKEVEKEAERLLSFMGLSDRKDHKPSELSGGEQQRVAVARALINKPDVIFADEPSGNLDTVSSRNLHELFFTLRDKFQQTFVIVTHNQELAQMADRKLEMKDGKIIDS
- a CDS encoding DUF5916 domain-containing protein, yielding MRTIFLFCFFISVLSIQAQIERKELLTNRVTETPVIDGKLDEKAWENAETAKDFVMFEPGDGDKEPEDQKTEVKIIYDNSAIYVGAYLYDSNPDKILRQLSERDNFGTADFFAIGISPNNDGQNMYAFFVTSGATQLDAQFSPANGEDFSWNEVWFSEVSFDEKGWYVEMKIPYSALRFASGEEMIWGLNLHRRIESSRQQYVWNYIDKSTGRFTQYDGVLKGLKNIDPPTRLSFSPFGSFIMNSYDGNTDTSLNFGMDLKYGITDNFTLFATLVPDFSQAGFDNVVLNLGPFEQVFSEQRQFFIEGADLLNKGNLFFSRRIGNAPVGRGDIEDTYDENEIVDNPDEVKVLNAVKVTGRSQKGLGVGVLNAVTENTYATIIDTITGETSRIKTEPLANYNVFVVDQEFNKNSSIGIVNTNVLREGNFRDANVTSLVMSLANRANSYRFSLDGSTSTIRENEINTTGFSSRMEFEKTKGSIRYSIRHRFADDKYDKNDLGFQRNNNYNDIMGNVSYQIFKPTDHFNNFRISFFAGHFRRFDPSVSTGNYMQLAAFATNLKQYSYRLEIGTNLGERVDFFEPRTEGRFWKQNGMFSTEGFLSTDFRKRLAAEIGLEYRKRYGSEEQSYELGFSPRFRMNDRLEFGYGFVLDKSLNQPGYVDTLEDETIIFGVRQNNQIENSFSGKYNFNDKSSISVSFRHYWSTVAYEDQYYQLDEDGYLSPHPYSENNDVNFNNWNLDLRYVWQFTRGSELVALYRNTIENQNDRSYLSFGENLSELLDQPYGHLLSIKVIYFLDYNNVKSWLKKENS
- a CDS encoding 5'-methylthioadenosine/adenosylhomocysteine nucleosidase; the protein is MKIGIISAMKEEIQAILNVLEVRKKSTKGMRTYFEGTLFGKEVVIVFSRWGKVASATTVTQLLNDFKIQEIIFTGVAGAIQPEVSIGDIIIGEELYQHDLDGSPLVDTYEVPLLGLRSFTTNHENRIKLKRACEDFFDHIHNYLDHDKLVQFKISKPNIHIGAIASGDQFISRKEQISSILSGLPQVKCVEMEGAAVAQVCYEYNIPYSIIRTISDNANQNAHVDFPKFAHEVASIYARAVLENYLKV